In Mucilaginibacter sp. KACC 22063, the genomic stretch AACCAGTCGGGTGCCTTGTCTTTCAAGTTCTTCTGGTAAAAGTGCATGCCGTTTATACCATTAGGAAAACGATTTAGCGATTGTGGCCGGTCTTTAAGATAGGGCAATATGTAAGGCGCAACCTGGTAGTAATAGTTCAGCATATCACGTTTGCTGATACCATCCTCAGGCCAGTAAATTTTGTTAAGATTATTGAATTTGAGATCGTGTCCGTTAATGCTACGCACCTGCGAAGCATCTTTAGGATTCAGCAGCGTTTTGCGGGTTTTGGCTTTAGGGGCTTCAATTACTTTTTGCTTTGAAAGCTCGTGGTCATCGGCGATCACTTGTTTTGTAGCGTCAGGAATTTCTAAAACTACCTCGCGGGCATCTTTATCTTCACGTAAGCCTTTGAATGAGGCATGCCGCATAATGTTATCTCTGGTCATTTGCCTGAAGGCAACCTCACCAACCATTACAGGCTTAACCCAGGTTGCAGTAGCTTTAGGCGGGTTAGGCCTGAAACGTGACGGCTTGTTGAAATCTGGTACTACAGGGAAAGGGCATTCCTCAATTTCCAGTGGCTTTAATTTCTCCACAATCTCATTTTGCAGCTTATCACTGAAACCAGTGCCCACTGACCCGATATAAATAAATACGCCGTTATCAAATACCCCCATTAACAAGGCGCTGAATTTTTTCCGGCTGTTTTCATTATGCGTATAACCGCCTATTACAGCTTCCTGCCTACGCTCTGTTTTAATCTTTAGCCAGTCTTTTGAACGTACATCGGACAGGTACCCACTATTAGCTCGTTTCGCAATAATGCCTTCCAGGCCCATTTTATCGGCTGCAGAAAAAAAGTCGGTGCCACTGGCGTTAAAAACCTGGCTAAGGCGTATCGTATCATCATTAGTTGGCAAAACAGATTTTAGTATTTCCCGGCGTTGTGTGTATGGCAACTCCATCAGATTTTTGCCATCGTACCAAAGCAGGTCGAAAACATAATAGGCAAGTTCGCCATCAGCTTCGCTGCGCCAGCCCTGCAAGCCGTTAAAGTCGGAAACGCCTTTCTCATTCAGTACAATGATTTCACCATCAACCACGGCATTGATCTTCCACTTTTTTAAAGCATTGTAAATCGGATAAAATTTCTCGTTAAATGATTTGCTGTTGCGCGATGAAACCTCAACCTCGCCATTATTAACAAAGCTTAAAGCGCGGTAGCCATCCCACTTAACCTCGTAAACCCAGTCGGGGTCATCAAAAGGCTGATCTACCAGCGTGGCCAGCATAGGTTTTAAACCTATAGGAAACTCAGATTTCGGAGCTTTAGCTAACAATTGATCTGCACCGGATGCAGTTTTGGTGGTAGTTTTTGCAGGCATGCTAATGTTATTTGGTTTAACATTAACATTTGCACACGATTTAAGGTTTGCTTGGCAGTATGCAGGCAACAAATCAGAAAGGGCTAATATTAGATTAATTTAAGCAGATACACTTACACTCAGCAAGTCAGATATGCTGGATTGCAGCACTTCCATATCAAATGGCTTAGCAAGGTATCCGTCAGCTCCGGCTTCACGTGCAAGTTGTTCGCCATTGGTGCGGGCCGACATCATTAATACCGGAATATTTTGCGTCCGCCCCATACGTTTTAGCTGCTTGCAAACCGTTACGCCGCTGTGGCCTTCCATCATTATATCCAGTAAAACCAGGTCTGGTTGTGCTTTTACAGATTCCATTACCGAAGTGCCGTCATATACAAACAGAACCTCGTAACCTGCATAATTTAATATGCTGGAAATTGAATCAACAATAGCTGTGTCGTCATCAGCTACGAGTATGGTTTTGTGACGTGTTTCCATAAGAAATTCTGTATTAAAGTTAATAATCAGGCCCTTGAAAAAATAAAACGCTATGTCGTGTTATGATATTACGCAGATAACATTTTTTAACAAATAACGGGCGGTTAATTGAAGGAGCGTGTTACAATATACATCATTAGTTTATTAATTGCAAATTTTGTTTCCTTCTAATTAATAATATATGCTAATTGCTGATGCTGATACGCCGGTTTTTGCAGCTCTTTTTTTAGCGCTTTAAACATTTGCATAGGGCCCTGGGCGGCAAACATATTGATTAGCCATGCCGGTACATTACCACCCGGATCAAGCGATAGGGTATACTCTACTTTTAGGCGTTTGTCGCTAACAGGTTCAATAATCCATTTACCAGCCGACCTGGGTACGCGCACTATATTTGGTTTTGCAGGTACATAATCAGGAATACAGGGGGCGTCAATAATAACCGTATGGTTTTGTTGGTTTTGCTTTACTGTAATGTGCGAGATAAAATCGCGGTTTTGCGCTGGCCAAGGCACTTCAACCTCAGAATAATAATATAATTCAGACGGCGATACCTGTTTAAGTACAGTAGCCGATTTGGTATGATAAGCCCAGTTAACGCTGTTTTTGATATCCATTATAATAGCTACAAACTGCGATAGCGTAGCATCCACCTCGCAATTAACCTTTATAGCCTTGAAGTTAGAGTTAGGCTCCGAGCGCATGTAAACTTTAATCCCTTCCTCTTCAGTTTTAAGTTTCCAATCGCTTTGTGCAAATGCTGCAGTGTTTATAATTAAAACCGATAAAAATAGTAAAGCTTTTAGTTTGATACCCATAATAAAGTTAATGGGCACTAAGTAAGCTAATAACTGTGCATCAAATGTCAGTGGTAAGTATTGTTACCAGCTATCTGTTATTTTTTGACGTAGCGAAGATAATTATCCCGCCAATGAGTAAAATCCCGCCAAGATAAGGTGGCCATGCAACGGTGTGCTGTTTATCTG encodes the following:
- the ligD gene encoding DNA ligase D, with product MPAKTTTKTASGADQLLAKAPKSEFPIGLKPMLATLVDQPFDDPDWVYEVKWDGYRALSFVNNGEVEVSSRNSKSFNEKFYPIYNALKKWKINAVVDGEIIVLNEKGVSDFNGLQGWRSEADGELAYYVFDLLWYDGKNLMELPYTQRREILKSVLPTNDDTIRLSQVFNASGTDFFSAADKMGLEGIIAKRANSGYLSDVRSKDWLKIKTERRQEAVIGGYTHNENSRKKFSALLMGVFDNGVFIYIGSVGTGFSDKLQNEIVEKLKPLEIEECPFPVVPDFNKPSRFRPNPPKATATWVKPVMVGEVAFRQMTRDNIMRHASFKGLREDKDAREVVLEIPDATKQVIADDHELSKQKVIEAPKAKTRKTLLNPKDASQVRSINGHDLKFNNLNKIYWPEDGISKRDMLNYYYQVAPYILPYLKDRPQSLNRFPNGINGMHFYQKNLKDKAPDWLETFPYTTSDGEHKEFLVGTDEYSLLYMASLGAIEMNPWFSRVQSPDNPDYCVIDLDPDKNTFEQVIEAALEVKKVLDAIDVPCWCKTSGSTGMHIYIPLAAKYDYDQSQMFGRMIVNIVHKQIPDYTSVERMIANRKGKMYLDFLQNRPGATLACPYSLRPKPGATVSMPLHWDEVKPGLTMRQFNIHNSIERVKSEGDLFAGVLGKGIDLEKTVKKAKEIFSITTIK
- a CDS encoding response regulator transcription factor gives rise to the protein METRHKTILVADDDTAIVDSISSILNYAGYEVLFVYDGTSVMESVKAQPDLVLLDIMMEGHSGVTVCKQLKRMGRTQNIPVLMMSARTNGEQLAREAGADGYLAKPFDMEVLQSSISDLLSVSVSA
- a CDS encoding START domain-containing protein, which encodes MGIKLKALLFLSVLIINTAAFAQSDWKLKTEEEGIKVYMRSEPNSNFKAIKVNCEVDATLSQFVAIIMDIKNSVNWAYHTKSATVLKQVSPSELYYYSEVEVPWPAQNRDFISHITVKQNQQNHTVIIDAPCIPDYVPAKPNIVRVPRSAGKWIIEPVSDKRLKVEYTLSLDPGGNVPAWLINMFAAQGPMQMFKALKKELQKPAYQHQQLAYIIN